Proteins from a genomic interval of Yoonia sp. GPGPB17:
- a CDS encoding ASKHA domain-containing protein: MSNDPLVIFTPSGKRGHFAVGTPVLTAARQLGVDLDSVCGGRGICSKCQITPSYGEFSKHGVTVADNALSEWNSVEQRYDDKRGLKKGRRLGCQATIQSDVVIDVPAESQVHKQVVRKRAEARDIVMNPSTKLYYVEVAEPDMHDPSGDLERLVSALRRDWELPELEADLGALKTLQSALRKGEWKVTVAVHLGDAVFSPRIIHIWPGFYEGTLYGLAVDLGSTTIAAHLCDLQSGEVVASSGIMNPQIRFGEDLMSRVSYGMMNPTGSDEMTVAVREGMNALFVQIATEAEIDRDLIVDAVFVCNPVMHHLFLGIDAYELGQAPFALATSEAISLRASELDLNLHPASRVYLLPCIAGHVGADAAAVALSEAPDKSEDLVLVVDVGTNAEILLGNKEKVLACSSPTGPAFEGAQITSGQRAAPGAIEHVEIDPETKLPRFQVIGSELWSDEDGFDAAIAQTGITGICGSGIIEVIAEMRMAGIVDGPGLIGSAEQTGSPNCFKDGRTNSYLLYDGTDSDGPKIAVTNTDIRQIQMAKAALYSGARLLMDKFGVDKVDRVVLAGAFGAHISPKHAMVLGMIPDAPLDKVTSAGNAAGTGARIALLNTEARAEIEQTVHDIHKIETAIEPRFQEHFVNASNIPNAVEPFPILESIVMIPQVNHNTGGGGEGGRRRRRTR; encoded by the coding sequence ATGTCCAACGATCCTCTCGTCATCTTTACCCCATCCGGCAAACGCGGGCACTTCGCAGTAGGTACGCCTGTACTGACAGCAGCGCGGCAATTGGGCGTCGATCTGGACAGCGTCTGCGGCGGGCGCGGCATTTGTTCGAAATGCCAAATCACGCCGTCTTATGGCGAGTTTTCCAAGCATGGTGTCACCGTCGCAGACAACGCGCTTTCCGAATGGAACAGCGTCGAGCAACGCTATGACGACAAACGCGGTCTGAAGAAGGGCCGCCGCCTGGGTTGCCAAGCCACCATCCAAAGTGACGTGGTCATTGACGTCCCCGCCGAAAGCCAAGTCCACAAGCAAGTCGTGCGCAAACGGGCTGAGGCACGCGACATCGTCATGAACCCTTCGACCAAGCTCTACTATGTCGAAGTGGCCGAACCCGACATGCACGACCCCTCAGGCGATCTGGAACGGCTCGTTTCTGCCCTGCGCCGCGATTGGGAATTGCCCGAACTTGAAGCCGACCTCGGCGCCCTCAAAACCCTGCAAAGTGCATTGCGCAAAGGGGAATGGAAGGTCACCGTCGCTGTCCACCTTGGCGATGCGGTCTTTAGCCCGCGCATTATCCACATCTGGCCGGGGTTTTACGAAGGCACGCTTTACGGCCTCGCCGTCGATCTGGGCTCTACCACCATTGCCGCCCATCTTTGCGACCTGCAATCGGGCGAGGTTGTCGCCTCATCGGGCATCATGAACCCGCAGATCCGCTTTGGTGAAGACCTGATGAGCCGGGTCAGCTATGGCATGATGAACCCCACCGGATCTGACGAGATGACCGTCGCCGTGCGCGAAGGCATGAACGCCCTTTTCGTGCAAATCGCGACCGAGGCGGAAATCGACCGTGACCTGATCGTGGATGCTGTGTTCGTCTGCAACCCGGTGATGCACCACCTTTTCCTCGGCATAGACGCCTACGAGCTGGGCCAAGCACCCTTTGCACTAGCAACTTCTGAGGCCATATCACTGCGCGCGTCAGAGCTGGACCTCAACCTGCATCCTGCCAGCCGCGTCTATCTGCTGCCCTGTATCGCGGGCCACGTGGGGGCCGATGCTGCGGCTGTCGCACTGTCAGAAGCGCCTGATAAGTCCGAAGACCTTGTGCTGGTCGTGGATGTGGGGACCAACGCGGAAATCCTGCTCGGGAACAAGGAAAAAGTGCTCGCCTGCTCTTCCCCCACCGGTCCGGCCTTTGAAGGCGCGCAGATCACCAGCGGGCAACGCGCGGCCCCTGGTGCAATTGAACATGTTGAAATCGATCCGGAAACCAAACTGCCGCGCTTTCAGGTCATCGGATCAGAGCTGTGGTCAGACGAAGACGGTTTTGATGCCGCGATTGCGCAAACCGGTATCACCGGCATCTGCGGCTCTGGCATTATCGAAGTGATCGCGGAAATGCGAATGGCTGGCATTGTCGACGGACCGGGCCTGATTGGATCGGCCGAACAGACAGGTTCACCCAACTGCTTCAAAGATGGGCGCACGAACTCCTACCTCCTTTACGATGGCACCGACAGTGACGGGCCGAAGATCGCGGTCACAAACACCGACATCCGACAAATCCAAATGGCCAAGGCAGCGCTCTATTCGGGCGCACGGTTGCTGATGGACAAATTCGGCGTTGATAAAGTGGATCGGGTCGTACTGGCAGGTGCCTTTGGCGCACACATCAGCCCTAAGCATGCCATGGTGCTGGGCATGATACCCGACGCACCGCTAGACAAGGTAACAAGTGCAGGCAACGCTGCTGGGACCGGCGCGCGGATCGCGCTTTTGAACACTGAAGCCCGTGCTGAAATCGAACAGACGGTCCACGATATTCACAAAATCGAAACCGCGATTGAGCCGCGTTTCCAAGAGCATTTTGTGAACGCTTCAAACATCCCCAACGCGGTCGAGCCGTTCCCCATCCTTGAAAGCATCGTCATGATCCCACAAGTCAACCACAACACTGGCGGTGGTGGAGAGGGCGGGCGGAGACGGCGGCGCACCCGCTGA
- a CDS encoding ATP-binding protein: MCNHDEHDQDYGDLIQIHQNTNRAASLVGQLLAFSRKQNLQLETIDLRDTLSDLAHLLNRLVGEKVTLTLDHDPQLAHIRADKRQLEQVLMNLVVNARDAMQGAGEIRVVTKNTTLTKAMHRDRATVPAGDYVLVKVIDEGQGILAEKLGKIFEPFFTTKRPGEGTGLGLSTAYGIVKQTGGYIFVDTVVGEGTTFSLFFPCHVEKEKPASDAPPAAQPRIKTSAEGVVLLVEDEAPVRAFATRALRLRGYTVLEADHAEAALEMLENEDLHVDIFVTDVIMPGLDGPTWVRQALKSRPDTKVVFVSGYPEDAFDDGQPEVLGAAFLPKPFSLKDLTDAVQDQLRGTAELVEG; encoded by the coding sequence TTGTGCAATCATGATGAGCATGATCAGGACTATGGCGATTTGATCCAAATCCATCAAAACACCAATCGTGCCGCCAGTCTTGTTGGACAGCTGCTTGCGTTTTCGCGCAAGCAAAACCTACAACTCGAGACGATTGACTTGCGCGATACGCTGTCGGATCTGGCTCATCTGTTGAACCGTCTGGTTGGAGAAAAAGTGACCCTGACTCTCGATCATGATCCCCAATTGGCGCATATCAGAGCAGATAAGCGGCAACTCGAACAGGTTCTGATGAACCTTGTGGTCAATGCCCGCGATGCCATGCAGGGCGCAGGCGAAATTCGCGTTGTTACCAAAAACACAACATTGACCAAGGCAATGCATCGTGACCGGGCGACCGTGCCAGCCGGTGACTATGTGTTGGTTAAGGTGATTGATGAAGGGCAGGGCATTCTGGCCGAAAAGCTGGGCAAGATTTTTGAACCCTTCTTTACCACCAAACGCCCCGGCGAAGGCACCGGACTGGGCCTATCGACGGCGTATGGGATCGTCAAGCAGACCGGCGGATACATCTTCGTTGATACGGTTGTCGGGGAAGGAACTACGTTTTCTCTTTTCTTTCCGTGTCACGTTGAAAAGGAAAAACCAGCATCAGATGCGCCGCCCGCCGCGCAGCCACGCATTAAGACAAGCGCCGAAGGTGTCGTTCTTTTGGTTGAAGACGAAGCACCTGTCAGAGCCTTTGCGACGCGCGCGTTGCGCTTGCGCGGCTATACCGTGCTCGAGGCCGACCATGCAGAGGCCGCGCTTGAAATGCTTGAAAATGAAGACCTGCATGTTGATATCTTCGTCACGGATGTCATCATGCCCGGCCTTGATGGGCCAACTTGGGTGCGCCAAGCCTTGAAATCACGCCCAGATACCAAGGTTGTTTTCGTCTCGGGGTACCCTGAGGATGCATTTGACGACGGACAGCCGGAAGTGTTGGGTGCGGCATTCCTGCCTAAACCGTTCTCACTGAAGGATTTGACGGATGCAGTGCAAGACCAACTGCGTGGAACTGCGGAACTTGTGGAAGGTTAG
- a CDS encoding GH1 family beta-glucosidase has protein sequence MDFKRSDFPQGFLFGAATAAYQIEGHQFGRAGATHWDTFAAGPGNVVRAEDGAVACDHYHRFAEDLDLLKDAGMDAYRFSTSWARVMPDGRTPNPDGLDFYDRLVDAMLERGLKPFQTLYHWELPAALADNGGWMNRDTCNYFGDFADIITDRIGDRVAAIATINEPWCVSYLSHFLGHHAPGLRDIRATARAMHHINLAHGVAMTRLRAKGIQDCGVVLNFDHTEPQDNSAKAIQAATTWDAIMNRWFIEAITKGTYPAEALAGLGPHMPTGWEDDMAEVSQPIDFLGVNYYTRHKVLADETDVWPRLVAEDGPGDKTQMGWEIYPDGLRSVLTRLSRDYIGDMPVYVTENGMAWDDQVENGAVYDPERMAFISDHVMATRQAIADGANVQGFFYWSLLDNYEWAFGYEKRFGMVYVDFETLKRTPKGSYHALKSAIAQ, from the coding sequence ATGGATTTCAAACGATCCGATTTCCCCCAAGGTTTTCTCTTTGGGGCTGCAACCGCTGCCTATCAGATTGAAGGGCATCAATTTGGGCGCGCTGGGGCCACCCATTGGGATACATTCGCGGCGGGCCCGGGCAACGTCGTGCGCGCCGAAGATGGTGCCGTGGCTTGCGATCATTATCATCGCTTTGCCGAAGACCTTGATCTGCTCAAGGACGCGGGGATGGATGCCTACCGCTTTTCCACATCCTGGGCGCGGGTGATGCCGGATGGTCGGACGCCGAACCCTGACGGGCTGGATTTCTACGACCGGCTGGTCGATGCAATGCTGGAACGTGGGCTCAAGCCCTTTCAAACACTTTATCACTGGGAACTGCCCGCGGCGTTGGCCGACAATGGCGGATGGATGAACCGGGATACCTGCAACTATTTCGGCGACTTTGCCGATATCATCACTGACAGGATCGGCGACCGCGTCGCTGCAATTGCCACGATCAATGAACCCTGGTGCGTCTCATATCTATCGCATTTCCTTGGGCATCATGCGCCGGGGCTGAGGGATATCCGGGCCACCGCCCGCGCCATGCACCACATCAATCTGGCGCATGGGGTTGCAATGACGCGACTGCGCGCCAAGGGCATACAGGACTGTGGGGTCGTGCTGAACTTCGATCATACTGAACCACAAGACAATTCTGCCAAAGCCATACAGGCGGCCACAACATGGGACGCGATCATGAACCGATGGTTCATCGAAGCGATCACGAAGGGCACCTACCCCGCCGAGGCGCTGGCTGGATTGGGCCCGCATATGCCCACTGGATGGGAAGACGATATGGCCGAGGTCAGTCAACCCATCGATTTTCTGGGTGTGAATTACTATACGCGCCATAAAGTCTTGGCGGATGAAACAGACGTCTGGCCGCGCCTCGTCGCAGAAGACGGCCCCGGCGACAAGACCCAAATGGGGTGGGAGATTTATCCAGATGGGCTCCGCTCTGTCCTGACGCGCCTTTCGCGCGACTACATCGGGGATATGCCTGTCTATGTGACCGAAAATGGCATGGCGTGGGATGACCAAGTTGAGAATGGTGCGGTCTATGATCCTGAGCGGATGGCATTTATCTCGGATCACGTAATGGCAACGAGGCAGGCGATTGCAGACGGTGCCAATGTCCAGGGCTTCTTCTACTGGTCTCTCTTGGATAACTATGAATGGGCCTTTGGCTATGAAAAGCGGTTTGGTATGGTCTATGTTGACTTTGAAACCTTGAAGCGGACGCCGAAAGGATCTTATCACGCGCTCAAATCAGCGATCGCGCAGTAA
- a CDS encoding substrate-binding domain-containing protein → MNLKELSQNLGLSQTTVSRALNGYPEVSPSTRRRVEEAAKTFNYSPSTRAKGLATGQALAIGHVIPLSSKHEMVNPIFGDFIAGAGETYSRHGYEMILSIVDDADERRIYEGLKSRRAVDGVIVHGPRMDDPRIALLQELALPFAVHGRASGFDQPYAWLDVNNRSAFERATNFLFDLGHRRIALINGLEVMDFAHRRRDGYAASLRTNDVALDPDLMRSGEMTEVFGYESTRNMLAAENAPTAILCSSLISALGVRRAIEEKGLVMGRDVSVVTHDDALSYLQNGGDVPIFTATRSSVRDAGRKLAEMLLTAIANPLQPPQQQLLEAELMVGSSTGPAP, encoded by the coding sequence ATGAATTTAAAAGAACTTTCGCAGAATCTGGGCCTCAGCCAAACCACCGTCAGCCGCGCTTTAAACGGCTATCCGGAGGTAAGCCCCTCTACGCGTCGCCGCGTCGAAGAGGCCGCGAAGACATTCAATTACAGCCCGTCAACACGTGCCAAAGGGCTGGCCACAGGACAGGCTTTGGCCATCGGTCATGTGATTCCCCTCTCAAGTAAACATGAGATGGTGAACCCGATCTTTGGAGATTTCATCGCTGGCGCAGGCGAAACATATTCACGCCATGGATACGAAATGATCCTCTCGATCGTGGATGACGCGGATGAGCGGCGTATCTACGAAGGGCTGAAATCCCGCCGCGCTGTGGATGGGGTGATCGTCCACGGGCCGCGTATGGATGATCCGCGCATCGCGCTTTTGCAGGAACTGGCTTTACCTTTCGCGGTGCATGGGCGCGCGTCGGGTTTTGACCAACCTTACGCCTGGCTTGACGTCAACAACCGCAGCGCCTTTGAGCGCGCTACAAATTTCCTGTTTGATCTCGGGCATCGACGTATTGCCCTGATCAACGGCCTTGAAGTCATGGATTTCGCGCATCGCAGGCGCGATGGGTATGCGGCCTCTTTGCGCACCAATGACGTGGCCCTTGATCCCGATCTGATGCGATCAGGCGAGATGACCGAAGTCTTTGGCTACGAGAGCACGCGAAACATGCTGGCCGCGGAAAACGCACCTACGGCAATCCTGTGTTCTTCTTTGATCTCTGCATTGGGTGTCAGACGGGCAATCGAAGAAAAAGGATTGGTGATGGGCAGGGATGTATCGGTTGTGACCCATGACGATGCCCTGTCCTATTTACAGAACGGTGGAGATGTGCCCATTTTCACAGCCACCCGCTCATCCGTGCGCGACGCAGGTCGCAAGTTGGCAGAAATGCTCCTGACGGCAATTGCAAACCCACTGCAACCGCCACAACAACAATTGCTCGAAGCAGAACTGATGGTTGGGTCGTCAACCGGCCCTGCCCCCTGA
- a CDS encoding ABC transporter substrate-binding protein, producing MKTKLYASVAAVALTAGAASADGHLPFTPGEGDFSWDSYNAWAEGAPDLSGQDVTIFGPWLAPEDDIFRSMIAYFTDATGANVTYTGSDGFEQQIVIDAEAGSAPNIAVFPQPGLAATMAAQGLLTPLGDDMGSWVADNYAAGQSWVDLGTYGDANGDDQFYGFFYNVNVKSLVWYSPENFEDADYEVPETMEDLIALSEQMIADGETPWCIGLGSGAATGWPATDWVEDIMLRTQAPEVYDGWVSNEIAFTDPRVIEAVETFGMFAKNDDMVVSGSAAVGSTDFRDSPTGLFSSPPQCYMHRQASFATAFFPDDVVPGEDADFFYFPSFAEKDLGNPVLGGGTLMAVTDASDATMAFMEFLQQPIAHEVMMAQTGFLTPHSGVNLAAYGDEILRGQGEILLNATTFRFDASDLMPGAIGAGTFWTGMVDYVGGASAEEVTGAIQSSWDALK from the coding sequence ATGAAAACGAAACTGTATGCCAGTGTGGCAGCGGTTGCCCTGACAGCGGGTGCCGCAAGCGCTGATGGCCATCTTCCGTTCACACCGGGTGAGGGCGATTTCAGCTGGGACAGCTATAATGCATGGGCCGAGGGTGCGCCCGATCTGTCCGGTCAGGACGTCACAATCTTTGGCCCATGGTTGGCGCCCGAAGATGATATCTTCCGTTCCATGATCGCCTACTTCACCGATGCCACTGGTGCGAACGTCACCTATACGGGCTCTGACGGCTTTGAGCAGCAGATCGTGATTGACGCCGAAGCAGGCTCTGCACCAAACATTGCTGTGTTCCCGCAGCCCGGCTTGGCTGCAACGATGGCGGCGCAGGGGCTTTTGACACCACTTGGCGACGACATGGGGTCCTGGGTTGCTGACAACTACGCCGCAGGTCAATCCTGGGTTGACCTGGGCACATACGGTGACGCGAATGGTGACGACCAGTTCTACGGCTTCTTCTACAACGTGAACGTCAAATCGCTTGTCTGGTACTCACCAGAGAACTTTGAAGACGCGGACTATGAAGTGCCAGAAACTATGGAAGACCTGATCGCGCTGTCCGAACAGATGATCGCCGACGGGGAAACGCCATGGTGCATTGGTCTGGGGTCTGGTGCTGCAACAGGTTGGCCCGCGACCGATTGGGTCGAAGACATCATGCTGCGCACGCAAGCACCTGAGGTCTATGATGGCTGGGTCAGCAATGAGATTGCTTTCACCGATCCACGCGTGATCGAAGCGGTTGAGACATTTGGCATGTTTGCCAAGAACGATGATATGGTGGTAAGCGGTTCCGCTGCGGTTGGCTCCACAGACTTCCGCGACAGCCCAACCGGTCTCTTCTCATCGCCACCACAGTGCTACATGCACCGTCAGGCATCCTTTGCGACAGCATTCTTCCCGGATGATGTTGTGCCAGGCGAAGATGCAGACTTCTTCTACTTCCCATCCTTTGCTGAAAAAGACCTCGGCAACCCGGTTCTGGGCGGTGGTACTTTGATGGCTGTTACTGATGCGTCTGACGCAACAATGGCCTTCATGGAGTTCCTGCAGCAGCCAATCGCGCACGAAGTGATGATGGCGCAGACCGGCTTCCTGACACCACACTCTGGTGTGAACCTCGCGGCTTATGGTGACGAAATCCTGCGTGGTCAGGGTGAAATCCTGCTGAACGCCACAACATTCCGCTTCGACGCATCAGACCTGATGCCCGGTGCGATTGGTGCAGGCACCTTCTGGACAGGAATGGTGGACTACGTCGGCGGCGCATCCGCTGAAGAAGTCACCGGTGCGATCCAGAGCAGCTGGGATGCGTTGAAGTAA
- a CDS encoding carbohydrate ABC transporter permease, with the protein MNPALQGLITIIIGVGGCVGYFYGANLFLDKVLFKPTGPNAGRNINRANQIRPWLFLLPALLALGLYLAYPVFATLRLSFLERLPGNQYAFVGFDNYTQMFAEPKFMEALRNNVLWLVVVPAAATGFGLLAAQLTDRLSWGNIAKSIVFMPMAISFVGAAVIFKLIYEARPEDVAQIGILNHLYLTFGGDAPVQWLQVPFWNNFFLMAVLIWIQTGFAMVILSAALRGIPEETVEAAIIDGANPFQIFFKIKIPQIMSTIVVVWTTITIATLKVFDIVFAMTNGQWETQVLANYMYDKLFRANDWGMGSASAMIIMLMVTPILVWNVYNARKEMQ; encoded by the coding sequence ATGAATCCGGCACTACAAGGATTGATCACGATCATTATCGGGGTGGGCGGCTGCGTCGGCTACTTCTACGGGGCGAACCTATTTCTCGATAAAGTGCTGTTTAAGCCGACCGGGCCGAACGCAGGACGTAACATCAACCGCGCCAATCAGATCCGGCCATGGTTGTTTCTGTTACCCGCCTTGCTGGCACTGGGGCTGTATCTCGCTTATCCCGTCTTCGCGACATTGCGTTTGAGTTTCCTTGAGCGGCTTCCCGGCAACCAATACGCCTTCGTCGGCTTCGACAATTATACCCAGATGTTTGCAGAGCCCAAATTCATGGAAGCCCTGCGCAACAACGTCCTTTGGTTGGTCGTTGTGCCTGCCGCTGCTACCGGTTTCGGCCTGTTGGCGGCGCAGCTGACGGATCGCCTCAGCTGGGGTAACATCGCCAAGTCCATCGTCTTCATGCCGATGGCGATCTCTTTTGTCGGTGCTGCGGTTATTTTCAAACTGATCTATGAGGCCCGTCCCGAAGACGTGGCGCAGATCGGTATCCTGAACCATCTTTATCTAACCTTCGGTGGCGATGCGCCGGTGCAATGGTTGCAAGTCCCGTTCTGGAATAACTTTTTCCTGATGGCGGTGCTGATCTGGATTCAGACCGGTTTCGCCATGGTCATCCTCTCCGCTGCTTTGCGCGGCATCCCGGAAGAAACGGTTGAGGCGGCCATCATTGATGGCGCGAACCCGTTCCAGATTTTCTTCAAGATCAAGATTCCGCAGATCATGTCGACCATTGTGGTGGTCTGGACAACGATCACGATTGCCACGCTCAAAGTCTTTGACATCGTCTTTGCGATGACGAACGGCCAGTGGGAAACGCAGGTCTTGGCGAACTACATGTACGACAAACTGTTCCGCGCGAACGATTGGGGGATGGGGTCAGCCTCGGCGATGATCATCATGCTGATGGTGACGCCAATCCTGGTCTGGAACGTCTACAACGCCCGTAAGGAGATGCAGTGA